One part of the Loxodonta africana isolate mLoxAfr1 chromosome 13, mLoxAfr1.hap2, whole genome shotgun sequence genome encodes these proteins:
- the ISL2 gene encoding insulin gene enhancer protein ISL-2 → MVDIIFHYPFLGAMGDHSKKKPGTAMCVGCGSQIHDQFILRVSPDLEWHAACLKCAECSQYLDETCTCFVRDGKTYCKRDYVRLFGIKCAKCQVGFSSSDLVMRARDSVYHIECFRCSVCSRQLLPGDEFSLREHELLCRADHGLLLERAAAGSPRSPGPLPGARGLHLPDPGAGRQPSLRPHVHKQTEKTTRVRTVLNEKQLHTLRTCYAANPRPDALMKEQLVEMTGLSPRVIRVWFQNKRCKDKKKSILMKQLQQQQHNDKTSLQGLTGTPLVAGSPIRHESAVQGSAVEVQTYQPPWKALSEFALQSDLDQPAFQQLVSFSESGSLGNSSGSDVTSLSSQLPDTPNSMVPSPVET, encoded by the exons ATGGTGGATATTATTTTTCATTATCCTTTTCTGGGTGCTATGGGGGATCATTCCAAGA AGAAGCCCGGGACGGCCATGTGCGTGGGCTGCGGGAGTCAGATCCACGACCAGTTTATCCTGCGTGTATCGCCCGACCTCGAGTGGCACGCCGCTTGCCTGAAGTGCGCCGAGTGCAGCCAGTACCTGGACGAGACGTGCACGTGCTTCGTGAGAGACGGGAAAACCTACTGCAAACGGGACTACGTCAG GCTGTTCGGGATCAAGTGCGCTAAGTGCCAGGTGGGCTTCAGCAGCAGCGATCTGGTGATGCGGGCGCGGGACAGCGTATACCACATCGAGTGCTTCCGCTGCTCAGTGTGCAGCCGCCAGCTGCTGCCGGGCGACGAGTTCTCGCTGCGGGAGCACGAGCTGCTCTGCCGCGCCGACCACGGCCTCCTGCTCGAGCGCGCCGCGGCCGGCAGCCCGCGGAGCCCCGGCCCACTGCCCGGTGCCCGGGGCCTGCATTTGCCAG ACCCTGGGGCGGGCCGGCAGCCCTCGCTGCGCCCGCACGTGCACAAGCAGACGGAGAAGACAACCCGCGTGCGGACCGTGCTCAACGAGAAGCAGCTGCACACACTGCGAACGTGCTACGCGGCCAACCCGCGGCCCGACGCGCTtatgaaggagcagctggtggagatGACCGGTCTGAGCCCGCGGGTTATCCGCGTCTGGTTCCAGAACAAACGATGCAAAGACAAGAAGAAATCCATTCTCatgaagcagctgcagcagcagcagcacaacGACAAGACG AGCCTCCAGGGACTGACCGGGACGCCCCTCGTGGCGGGCAGCCCTATCCGCCACGAAAGCGCGGTGCAGGGCAGCGCAGTCGAGGTGCAGACGTACCAGCCGCCGTGGAAAGCACTCAGCGAGTTCGCCCTCCAGAGTGACCTGGACCAACCTGCCTTCCAGCAGCTG GTCTCCTTCTCCGAGTCCGGCTCCCTGGGTAACTCCTCCGGCAGCGACGTGACCTCCCTGTCCTCGCAGCTCCCCGACACCCCCAACAGCATGGTGCCAAGTCCGGTGGAGACGTGA